From Salvia splendens isolate huo1 chromosome 16, SspV2, whole genome shotgun sequence, a single genomic window includes:
- the LOC121772684 gene encoding transmembrane protein 45B-like: protein MGSFPGHAIPGTLFLVIGVWHMWCSLNRYASNPKSFRVRVWNPVPGFDGRLKYLELYVIAIGAFFDLCIEFLYSTHLKIIVHGVLNPSHMNDFEHSGMLLMFFIFGVVALLSEKTRYLPLPEGALCLVASAAFTAEYLLFYFHSTTHKGLEGWYHFILVLLIGLCILSTIAGALMPTSFPADLCSGMAMTLQGLWFYQTAFTLYGSMMPDGCLLKDNEVKCHSPEHEIRGELLANFQLFIQAFSVLAAVAGAYIYIEPKYRGSNSIRSRALDDADDQNIISSDR from the exons ATGGGTTCATTTCCAGGACATGCGATTCCTGGGACTTTGTTTCTAGTGATTGGTGTGTGGCACATGTGGTGCTCTCTAAACAGATATGCATCAAATCCGAAATCTTTCCGAGTCAGGGTTTGGAACCCTGTTCCTGGTTTTGATGGTAGGCTTAAGTACTTGGAGCTCTATGTGATTGCAATTGGAGCTTTCTTCGATCTGTGCATAGAGTTTCTGTATTCCACCCATCTCAAGATCATTGTTCATGGAGTCTTGAACCCTTCTCATATGAACGACTTTGAGCACTCGGGGATGCTGCTTATGTTCTTCATCTTTGGCGTTGTGGCACTTCTCTCTGAGAAGACGAG ATACCTACCATTGCCGGAAGGCGCTTTATGCTTAGTAGCTTCAGCAGCATTCACAGCAGAGTAtcttttattctattttcaCTCTACCACTCACAAGGGCCTTGAAGGATGGTATCACTTCATCCTCGTCCTCCTAATTGGCCTCTGTATACTGTCAACTATCGCTGGAGCTCTCATGCCTACGAGCTTCCCAGCCGATTTATGCAGTGGCATGGCCATGACACTCCAAGGCCTTTGGTTTTACCAGACAGCGTTCACTCTCTACGGTTCAATGATGCCAGATGGTTGTTTGCTCAAGGACAACGAGGTAAAATGCCATTCCCCAGAACATGAAATCCGTGGTGAGTTGCTGGCGAATTTCCAACTATTCATTCAAGCTTTCAGTGTTCTTGCCGCTGTTGCTGGAGCGTATATCTATATCGAGCCAAAATACAGGGGTTCTAACTCTATCAGATCACGTGCTCTTGATGATGCCGACGATCAGAATATCATTTCTTCAGACAGATGA